The Chloroflexota bacterium genome segment GAGCTGCTGAAGCAGTTCCCCGAGATCGGCGCCACCGAGAAAATCCCCGCGGAGGAGAAGGAGGTGGTGGCCAAGTTCTTCGACCCCACCGGTAGCTGGACCTGGTATGCCGTCGAGTTTGACGGCAAAGACCAGTTCTTCGGCCTGGTGGATGGGTTCGAACTGGAGTGGGGCTATTTTAGCCTGAGCGAGCTCCAGTCCATCAAGGGCGCTTTCGG includes the following:
- a CDS encoding DUF2958 domain-containing protein; the protein is MQLLTKELLKQFPEIGATEKIPAEEKEVVAKFFDPTGSWTWYAVEFDGKDQFFGLVDGFELEWGYFSLSELQSIKGAFGLGIERDLYFGHPKIKDVPALQGRL